One Mesorhizobium sp. J428 DNA segment encodes these proteins:
- a CDS encoding ASKHA domain-containing protein: MNASPTDPLVLFMPSGKRGRFPVGTPVLDAARQLGVYVESVCGGRATCGRCQVEVQEGNFAKHKIVSSNDHISPRGPKEERYDRVRGLPPHRRLSCSATILGDLVIDVPQDTVVNAQTIRKAATDRVIERNAAVQMCYVEVDEPDMHKPLGDLDRLKAVLAKDWGWKDLLIAPHLVPQVQKILRKENWGVTAAIHRDMESSRPFIIALYPGLKNEAYGIACDIGSTTIAMHLVSLLSGRIVASAGAPNPQIRFGEDVMSRVSYVMMNPDGQEAMTKAVREAVNGLIGKVCAESGVDRNDIFDCVFVANPIMHHLFLGIDPTELGQAPFALAVSGAMQFWAHEIGIEVSKGARLYTLPCIAGHVGADAAGATLSEGPYRQDRMMLLVDVGTNAEIVLGNRSRVVAASSPTGPAFEGAEISSGQRAAPGAIERVRIDPETLEPRYRVIGVDKWSDEDGFEEEAKATGVTGICGSAIIEVVAEMYLSGIISEDGVVDGSMAARTPRILSNGRTFSYLLRDGEPRITVTQNDVRAIQLAKAALYAGIKLLMDKQGVSEVDTIRFAGAFGSFIDPKYAMVLGLIPDCDLTEVKAVGNAAGTGALMALLNREHRREIEREVAKIEKIETALEPDFQQLFINAMALPNKVDPFPKLAAAVKLPPKKQLPEGEAGDGAPRRRSREERAARRGRD; the protein is encoded by the coding sequence ATGAACGCCTCGCCCACCGATCCGCTCGTCCTGTTCATGCCCTCGGGCAAGCGTGGCCGCTTCCCGGTCGGCACGCCGGTGCTCGATGCGGCGCGCCAGCTCGGCGTCTATGTCGAGAGCGTGTGCGGCGGACGCGCCACCTGCGGCCGCTGCCAGGTCGAGGTGCAGGAAGGCAATTTCGCCAAGCACAAGATCGTCTCGTCCAACGACCACATCTCGCCGCGCGGACCGAAGGAGGAGCGCTACGATCGCGTGCGCGGCCTGCCGCCGCACCGCCGCCTCTCCTGCTCCGCGACGATCCTCGGCGACCTGGTCATCGACGTGCCGCAGGACACGGTGGTCAACGCACAGACGATCCGCAAGGCGGCGACCGACCGGGTGATCGAGCGCAACGCGGCGGTGCAGATGTGCTATGTCGAGGTGGACGAGCCCGACATGCACAAGCCGCTCGGCGATCTCGACCGGCTGAAAGCCGTGCTGGCGAAGGACTGGGGCTGGAAGGACCTCCTGATCGCGCCGCATCTGGTGCCGCAGGTGCAGAAGATCCTGCGCAAGGAGAACTGGGGCGTCACGGCCGCGATCCATCGCGACATGGAATCCTCGCGACCCTTCATCATCGCGCTTTATCCGGGCCTGAAGAACGAGGCCTACGGCATCGCCTGCGACATCGGCTCGACGACGATCGCCATGCACCTCGTCTCGCTGCTTTCGGGCCGAATCGTTGCATCAGCCGGCGCCCCCAACCCTCAGATAAGATTCGGCGAAGACGTGATGAGCCGCGTCTCCTACGTCATGATGAATCCCGACGGCCAGGAGGCGATGACGAAGGCGGTGCGCGAGGCCGTCAACGGGCTGATCGGCAAGGTCTGCGCCGAGAGCGGCGTCGACCGCAACGACATCTTCGACTGCGTCTTCGTCGCCAATCCGATCATGCACCACCTGTTCCTAGGCATCGACCCGACCGAGCTCGGCCAAGCGCCGTTCGCGCTCGCCGTGTCGGGCGCGATGCAGTTCTGGGCGCATGAGATCGGCATCGAGGTGAGCAAGGGCGCGCGCCTCTACACCCTGCCCTGCATCGCCGGCCATGTCGGCGCGGACGCGGCCGGCGCCACACTGTCGGAAGGCCCCTACCGGCAGGACCGCATGATGCTGCTGGTGGATGTCGGCACCAATGCCGAGATCGTGCTCGGCAATCGTTCGCGAGTGGTGGCGGCCTCCTCCCCCACCGGCCCGGCTTTCGAAGGCGCGGAAATCTCGTCCGGCCAGCGGGCGGCCCCCGGCGCGATCGAGCGGGTGCGGATCGATCCCGAGACGCTGGAGCCGCGATATCGCGTCATCGGCGTCGACAAATGGTCGGACGAGGACGGTTTCGAGGAGGAAGCGAAGGCGACCGGCGTGACCGGCATCTGCGGCTCGGCGATCATCGAAGTCGTGGCGGAGATGTATCTCAGCGGCATCATCTCCGAGGACGGCGTGGTCGACGGCAGCATGGCCGCGCGCACGCCGCGCATCCTCTCCAACGGCCGCACTTTCTCCTACCTCTTGCGCGACGGCGAGCCGCGCATCACGGTGACGCAGAACGATGTGCGTGCGATCCAGCTCGCCAAGGCAGCGCTCTATGCCGGCATCAAGCTGTTGATGGACAAGCAGGGCGTGAGCGAGGTCGACACGATCCGCTTCGCCGGTGCCTTCGGCTCCTTTATCGACCCGAAATACGCCATGGTGCTGGGCCTCATCCCCGACTGCGACCTGACCGAGGTGAAGGCCGTGGGCAACGCCGCCGGCACCGGTGCTCTGATGGCGCTGCTCAACCGCGAGCATCGCCGCGAGATCGAGCGTGAGGTCGCCAAGATCGAGAAGATCGAGACCGCGCTGGAGCCGGATTTCCAGCAGCTCTTCATCAACGCCATGGCGCTGCCGAACAAGGTCGACCCGTTCCCGAAGCTCGCCGCCGCGGTGAAGCTGCCGCCGAAAAAGCAGCTCCCCGAGGGCGAAGCTGGCGACGGAGCGCCGCGCCGACGCTCGCGCGAGGAGCGCGCGGCACGACGCGGGCGGGACTGA
- a CDS encoding alpha/beta hydrolase, with the protein MPSLKSRIVSLYLRSTRKKAFASAAEMNRWIARARMFEDHRPPAALSRRLDIARREVLGAPVYDVAPRGGQGGRRILYLHGGAYVFEITPFHWRLIAEMAERLDARITVPVYPIAPEHRFEEMFGMVMETYRRMLAESPTGEIVFMGDSAGGNMAVVLTMMAAEEGLAGPARHVLISPGLDMTLENPDVAQAARLDPWLDIEGGLEAIRHYAPHMDRADWRISPIKGDLSVLPPMLILAGEFDLLTLDTIRFADLARRAGVEVELVVEPGMMHVWPLIDMPEARRARNLIVEFLNSDVPDRDRRRAPEAAVSRAY; encoded by the coding sequence ATGCCCAGCCTCAAGTCCCGTATCGTCTCGCTCTATCTCCGCAGCACCCGCAAGAAGGCCTTTGCCAGTGCTGCGGAAATGAACCGCTGGATCGCGCGCGCCCGCATGTTCGAGGATCACAGGCCGCCGGCCGCGCTCTCGCGGCGTCTCGACATCGCGCGCCGCGAGGTGCTCGGGGCCCCGGTCTATGACGTCGCGCCGCGCGGCGGCCAGGGCGGCAGGCGGATACTTTACCTGCACGGCGGCGCCTATGTGTTTGAAATCACGCCGTTTCACTGGCGGCTGATCGCCGAAATGGCGGAACGCCTCGACGCCCGCATCACCGTGCCGGTCTATCCGATCGCGCCCGAACACCGCTTCGAGGAGATGTTCGGCATGGTGATGGAGACCTATCGCAGGATGCTGGCGGAGAGCCCGACCGGCGAGATCGTCTTCATGGGCGATTCCGCCGGCGGCAACATGGCCGTGGTGCTGACCATGATGGCGGCCGAAGAAGGCCTCGCTGGTCCTGCCCGCCACGTGCTGATCTCGCCCGGCCTCGACATGACGCTGGAAAATCCCGACGTCGCACAGGCGGCGCGGCTCGATCCCTGGCTCGATATCGAGGGCGGCCTGGAGGCGATCCGCCACTATGCGCCGCATATGGACCGTGCCGACTGGCGCATCAGCCCGATCAAGGGCGACCTCTCGGTGCTGCCGCCGATGCTCATCCTCGCCGGCGAATTCGACCTTTTGACACTGGACACGATCCGCTTCGCCGACCTCGCCCGGCGCGCGGGCGTCGAGGTGGAGCTGGTGGTCGAGCCCGGCATGATGCATGTCTGGCCGCTGATCGACATGCCCGAGGCCCGCCGCGCGCGGAACCTGATCGTGGAGTTCCTGAACAGCGACGTGCCGGACCGCGATCGCAGGAGAGCGCCCGAAGCCGCCGTTTCCCGCGCGTATTGA
- a CDS encoding alpha/beta hydrolase, with protein MASLKSHFYAFVLKRTRKKAFMSEEGLRQRLAKMRLVEDHSPPDKVKDRLDITQREVQGHVVYEARPKAGTAGRRLLYLHGGAYCFELTPFHWLLIAELAERLSAQVTVPIYPLAPEHQFDQIYGMAGEVYRQVFAEAPHAAIVGDSAGANMALVLTMMAAERGEPIASSLALLSPSVDSSLANPEVRDYAKRDPWLDIPGALAAMHMYAGALKLDDWRISPIYGNVAALPRTLIFSGTRDLLYPDTVLFVDKARAAGVDIELVRADGMFHVWPLLDIPEARPARDRMVAFLEQAPAQTAAKAA; from the coding sequence ATGGCCAGCCTGAAATCGCATTTCTACGCCTTCGTGCTGAAGCGCACGCGCAAGAAGGCGTTCATGTCCGAGGAAGGGCTGCGGCAGCGCCTCGCCAAGATGCGCCTGGTCGAGGACCACAGCCCGCCCGACAAGGTGAAAGACCGCCTCGACATCACCCAACGCGAGGTGCAGGGCCATGTAGTCTACGAGGCTCGGCCGAAGGCGGGCACGGCCGGACGGCGGCTCCTCTACCTGCATGGCGGGGCATATTGTTTCGAACTCACGCCGTTTCACTGGCTTCTGATCGCCGAACTGGCCGAGCGCCTGTCGGCGCAGGTGACGGTTCCGATCTATCCGCTCGCGCCCGAACACCAGTTCGACCAGATCTACGGGATGGCCGGCGAAGTCTACCGTCAGGTCTTTGCCGAAGCGCCGCATGCCGCGATCGTCGGCGACTCCGCCGGCGCCAACATGGCGCTGGTGCTGACCATGATGGCGGCCGAGAGAGGCGAACCAATCGCCTCGTCGCTGGCGCTGCTGTCGCCGAGCGTCGATTCCTCGCTCGCCAATCCCGAGGTGCGGGACTATGCGAAACGCGATCCCTGGCTCGACATTCCCGGCGCGCTGGCGGCGATGCACATGTATGCCGGCGCTCTGAAGCTCGACGACTGGCGCATCAGCCCGATCTACGGCAACGTCGCGGCGCTGCCGCGCACGCTGATCTTCTCCGGCACGCGCGACCTGCTCTATCCGGACACCGTCCTGTTCGTGGACAAGGCGCGGGCGGCCGGCGTCGACATCGAGCTGGTGCGGGCGGACGGGATGTTCCACGTCTGGCCGCTGCTCGACATCCCCGAAGCGCGGCCCGCCCGCGACAGGATGGTCGCCTTCCTGGAACAGGCTCCGGCACAGACGGCCGCGAAGGCGGCCTGA
- a CDS encoding LysR family transcriptional regulator, whose translation MNAPLNHPLPLLELDVLRTFVAIAETGSFTLAANAVFRTPSAVSMQIKKLEETLGRALFTRDARSVSLTADGEILIGYARRLLAINREAVSKFVMPDIQGVVRLGSPDDYGERVLPDVLRRFAQSHPSVAVDVVIDQSSNLRRRMDDRELDITLMTCSGKVIPMDAEILLTEQIAWAGARGGCAHMREPLPVSLWEEGCAWRIRALDALSTSGRDYRIAYMSAHTSGQRSAILADLAVAPLPKSFIGEDLVILGPKDGLPELGTYNLVMIVRPDASAPVRAAADHIRATMEAFKENGRFALAA comes from the coding sequence ATGAACGCTCCGCTCAACCATCCTTTGCCGCTACTGGAACTCGACGTGCTGCGCACCTTCGTGGCGATCGCCGAGACCGGAAGCTTCACGCTCGCGGCCAATGCGGTGTTCCGCACGCCCTCGGCCGTGTCGATGCAGATCAAGAAGCTGGAAGAGACGCTCGGGCGCGCGCTGTTCACGCGCGACGCGCGCTCCGTATCGCTCACCGCGGACGGCGAGATCCTCATCGGCTATGCGCGCCGGTTGCTCGCGATCAACCGCGAGGCCGTTTCCAAGTTCGTCATGCCCGACATCCAGGGCGTCGTGCGGCTGGGCTCGCCGGACGACTATGGCGAGCGCGTGCTGCCCGACGTATTGCGCCGCTTCGCGCAGTCCCACCCTTCGGTCGCGGTCGACGTCGTCATCGACCAGAGTTCCAATCTGCGCCGGCGCATGGACGATCGCGAGCTCGACATCACGCTGATGACTTGCTCCGGCAAGGTGATCCCCATGGATGCGGAGATCCTGCTGACGGAGCAGATCGCCTGGGCGGGCGCCAGGGGCGGTTGCGCGCATATGCGAGAGCCGCTGCCGGTATCGTTGTGGGAGGAGGGCTGCGCCTGGCGCATCCGCGCACTGGATGCGCTGAGCACCAGCGGACGCGACTACCGCATCGCCTATATGAGCGCCCACACCTCCGGCCAGCGCTCGGCGATCCTCGCAGACCTCGCGGTCGCGCCGCTGCCGAAGTCGTTCATCGGCGAAGATCTCGTTATCCTGGGGCCGAAGGACGGTCTGCCGGAGCTCGGCACCTACAATCTGGTGATGATTGTACGTCCGGACGCCAGCGCGCCGGTGCGGGCGGCGGCCGACCATATCCGCGCGACGATGGAAGCGTTCAAGGAAAACGGCCGCTTCGCGCTCGCCGCCTGA
- a CDS encoding GlxA family transcriptional regulator, whose translation MTVKPAIKRSIVFFLVPDFTLIAFSTAIEPLRLANRMLGYDAYTWRLASADGRPVNASSGIEIAVQTSLEDERRKMSGPERPSMVIVCSGINVEKYQNRSAFAWLREEYNRGVAIGGLCTGAHVLASAGLLSNKRCAIHWENLPGFSEAFPKANVFADLFEVDQNVYTCAGGTAALDMMLKLIGDDFDEMLVNRVCEQVLTDRVRSPTDRQRLPLRARLGVQNGKVLSIIELMEMNLSEPLSLIEIADHVGLSRRQIERLFQQEMGRSPARYYLEIRLDRARHLLIQSSLPVVEVAVACGFVSASHFSKCYRELYARSPQQERADRKQLLAA comes from the coding sequence GTGACCGTAAAGCCAGCCATCAAACGCTCGATCGTCTTCTTTCTCGTCCCGGATTTCACGCTGATCGCCTTTTCGACGGCGATAGAGCCGCTGCGGCTCGCCAATCGAATGCTCGGCTACGACGCCTATACTTGGCGGCTCGCCAGCGCTGACGGCCGGCCGGTGAATGCCTCCAGCGGCATCGAGATCGCGGTTCAGACCTCGCTGGAAGACGAGCGGCGCAAGATGAGCGGCCCTGAGCGCCCCTCGATGGTCATCGTCTGCTCGGGCATCAATGTCGAGAAATACCAGAACCGCTCCGCCTTCGCCTGGCTGCGGGAGGAATACAACCGCGGCGTGGCGATCGGCGGCCTGTGCACCGGGGCGCATGTGCTGGCGTCTGCCGGCCTGCTCTCCAACAAGCGCTGCGCGATCCACTGGGAAAACCTGCCCGGCTTCTCCGAGGCGTTCCCCAAGGCCAACGTCTTCGCCGACCTCTTCGAGGTCGACCAGAACGTCTACACCTGCGCCGGCGGCACGGCCGCGCTCGACATGATGCTGAAGCTGATCGGCGACGACTTTGACGAAATGCTTGTCAACCGCGTCTGCGAGCAGGTGCTGACCGACCGCGTGCGCAGCCCGACGGACCGCCAGCGCCTGCCGCTGCGCGCCCGCCTTGGCGTGCAGAACGGCAAGGTGCTGTCGATCATCGAACTGATGGAGATGAACCTCTCCGAGCCGCTGTCGCTGATCGAAATCGCCGACCATGTCGGCCTGTCGCGCCGGCAGATCGAGCGCCTGTTCCAACAGGAGATGGGCCGCTCGCCGGCGCGCTATTATCTGGAGATCCGGCTCGACCGGGCGCGGCACCTCTTGATCCAGTCGTCGCTGCCGGTGGTGGAGGTGGCGGTGGCCTGCGGTTTCGTCTCGGCCTCGCACTTCTCGAAATGCTACCGCGAGCTCTACGCCCGCTCGCCGCAGCAGGAACGCGCCGACCGCAAGCAGCTGCTGGCAGCGTAG
- the nhaA gene encoding Na+/H+ antiporter NhaA, whose product MSTRQRSIFREFLDSEASGGIVLMAAAALALIVANSALAPVYFAALKSYLGPLSVSHWINDALMAVFFLLVGLEIKREVLDGQLSTWPRRILPGLAAAGGMAVPALIYAALNWGNAETMRGWAIPTATDIAFALGVLSLLGSRVPASMKVFLTALAIIDDLGAVIIIAVFYTADLQMAYLAGAVGVLAILVAMNRFGVRSLLPYLALGVVLWVLVLQSGVHATLAGVALALTIPLRASPALRDDADHSPLHRLEHALHGVVPFVIVPIFGFANAGVSFSGMSADTLVDPLTLGVAAGLVVGKLVGVFGTSYAAIKLGFADMPANAARMHLLGVSLLCGIGFTMSLFIGLLAFASNAALQDDVKVGILLGSVVAALLGSLVIYLAPRPGGPESREE is encoded by the coding sequence GTGAGCACCCGCCAGAGATCGATCTTTCGCGAATTTCTCGACAGCGAGGCCTCGGGTGGCATCGTGCTGATGGCGGCGGCGGCGCTTGCGCTCATCGTCGCCAACTCGGCACTAGCGCCGGTCTATTTCGCCGCCCTGAAGTCGTATCTTGGCCCGCTCAGCGTGTCGCATTGGATCAACGACGCGCTGATGGCCGTGTTCTTCCTGCTGGTCGGCCTCGAGATCAAGCGCGAGGTGCTCGACGGCCAGCTCTCGACCTGGCCGCGGCGAATCCTGCCCGGGCTGGCTGCAGCCGGCGGCATGGCGGTGCCGGCGCTGATCTACGCCGCGCTCAACTGGGGCAATGCGGAGACGATGCGGGGCTGGGCGATCCCGACCGCCACCGACATCGCCTTCGCGCTTGGTGTGCTGTCGCTGCTGGGCAGCCGTGTCCCCGCTTCGATGAAGGTGTTCCTGACGGCGCTTGCGATCATCGACGACCTCGGCGCGGTGATCATTATCGCGGTCTTCTACACGGCCGATCTGCAGATGGCGTATCTCGCCGGCGCGGTGGGCGTGCTGGCGATCCTCGTCGCCATGAACAGGTTCGGCGTGCGCAGCCTCCTGCCCTATCTCGCGCTGGGCGTGGTGCTGTGGGTCCTTGTCCTGCAGTCGGGCGTGCATGCCACGCTTGCCGGCGTGGCGCTGGCGTTGACCATCCCGCTGCGGGCAAGCCCCGCGCTGCGTGACGACGCCGACCATTCGCCGCTGCACCGGCTGGAACACGCCCTCCACGGCGTTGTCCCCTTCGTGATCGTGCCGATTTTCGGCTTTGCCAATGCCGGCGTTTCCTTTTCCGGCATGTCGGCCGACACGCTCGTCGATCCGCTGACGCTCGGCGTCGCGGCAGGCCTCGTCGTCGGCAAGCTCGTCGGAGTCTTCGGCACGTCTTACGCAGCGATCAAGCTCGGTTTTGCAGACATGCCTGCGAACGCCGCACGTATGCATCTGCTGGGGGTGTCGCTGCTTTGCGGCATCGGCTTTACAATGAGCCTGTTTATCGGCCTGCTCGCCTTCGCCAGCAACGCCGCTCTGCAGGATGACGTCAAGGTCGGCATCCTGCTCGGCTCGGTGGTCGCCGCTCTGCTCGGGTCGCTGGTAATCTATCTCGCACCGCGGCCGGGCGGTCCAGAATCCCGAGAGGAGTGA
- a CDS encoding DUF1194 domain-containing protein, which translates to MLALGASAAPAEDQVVDVELVLAVDVSLSMSPDELVIQRDGYVAALTDDAVLRAIADGAHGRIAVTYVEWAGSGVQQVVVPWSVIATAEDAQAFVAKMTATPPRSARRTSISAALDYAASLFDTSGYRGMKRVIDVSGDGPNNQGTPVDQSRDRIAEKGITINGLPLMTNGHGMSSAFDIANLDAYYSDCVIGGPGAFMIPVNGWAQFPEAIRRKLVLELADGEHPLRTAMEAEFPPVIKAATIFTTDCQIGEKMWNNRGWIDIQ; encoded by the coding sequence ATGCTGGCGCTCGGTGCATCCGCGGCGCCGGCCGAGGATCAGGTCGTCGACGTGGAACTGGTGCTTGCGGTCGACGTCTCGCTCTCGATGTCGCCTGACGAACTCGTCATCCAACGCGACGGTTATGTGGCGGCCCTCACCGATGACGCCGTGCTGCGGGCGATCGCCGACGGCGCGCATGGCAGGATCGCCGTCACCTATGTCGAATGGGCAGGCTCCGGCGTGCAGCAGGTCGTGGTTCCCTGGTCAGTGATCGCGACGGCCGAGGACGCGCAGGCCTTCGTCGCCAAGATGACCGCAACGCCGCCGCGCAGTGCGCGCCGTACCTCGATCTCGGCCGCGCTCGACTATGCCGCGTCGCTGTTCGACACCAGCGGCTACAGGGGCATGAAGCGGGTGATCGACGTGTCGGGCGACGGACCCAACAACCAGGGCACGCCCGTCGACCAGTCGCGCGACCGCATCGCGGAAAAAGGCATCACGATCAACGGCCTGCCGCTGATGACGAACGGCCATGGCATGTCCTCGGCCTTCGACATCGCCAATCTCGACGCTTATTACTCGGACTGCGTGATCGGCGGCCCGGGCGCCTTCATGATCCCGGTCAACGGCTGGGCTCAGTTTCCCGAGGCGATCCGGCGCAAGCTGGTGCTGGAACTCGCGGACGGGGAGCACCCGCTCCGCACGGCAATGGAGGCGGAGTTCCCGCCCGTCATCAAGGCCGCCACGATCTTCACGACCGATTGCCAGATCGGCGAGAAGATGTGGAACAATCGCGGCTGGATCGACATCCAGTAG
- a CDS encoding DUF6766 family protein, which translates to MPAHRRAASRLGDWLYAHGLGLALALLFVLSFLLHWMSSAATRNADALAHGQPAIPAYAHLGDPTFWFESFQNWQSEFLSTAVLVVLSIFLRHRGSPESKPLAASNRDTGE; encoded by the coding sequence GTGCCGGCCCATCGCCGCGCGGCAAGCCGGCTGGGCGACTGGCTCTACGCGCACGGGCTCGGCCTCGCTCTGGCCCTGCTCTTTGTCCTGTCCTTCCTGCTGCACTGGATGTCGAGCGCGGCGACGCGGAACGCCGATGCACTGGCACACGGCCAGCCGGCCATTCCGGCCTACGCCCATCTCGGCGACCCGACCTTCTGGTTCGAGTCGTTCCAGAACTGGCAGTCCGAGTTCCTCTCGACCGCGGTCCTCGTCGTCCTGTCGATCTTCCTCCGCCACCGTGGATCCCCCGAATCGAAGCCGCTGGCCGCGTCGAACCGCGACACCGGAGAGTGA
- a CDS encoding KTSC domain-containing protein: MPSTSIRHFEYDEASRVLSVWFVANGRRYDYRDVPPETARGLRHAFSKGRFFNARIRDHFPYAWIREERNNPSGSPLAAKSRGARQ, from the coding sequence ATGCCCTCCACGTCGATCCGGCATTTCGAGTATGACGAGGCAAGCCGGGTGCTGTCGGTCTGGTTCGTGGCCAACGGCCGCCGCTACGACTACCGGGACGTGCCGCCGGAAACGGCGCGCGGCCTCCGCCACGCGTTTTCGAAGGGCCGTTTCTTCAACGCCCGCATCCGCGACCACTTCCCTTACGCCTGGATCCGCGAGGAGCGGAACAATCCGTCCGGCTCACCGTTGGCAGCAAAAAGCCGAGGAGCAAGACAATGA
- a CDS encoding DUF421 domain-containing protein has protein sequence MQEEIVRIVFGEAETANVWFYAEIVFRTLVMYLYTIFLARMVGHDAIGQIGPFEFVLVIAVGSAAGDPMFYPDVGLLQGILVITVVVLLHRATGALLARSSRVESLVEGDPLLVVKDGRVVEEALGSGALSLRELLALLRVESVRDVGEVEAAYFENNGKLSVFRYPAEKAKRSRSTEPLRTQR, from the coding sequence ATGCAGGAAGAGATCGTTCGCATCGTGTTCGGCGAGGCGGAGACGGCCAATGTCTGGTTCTATGCCGAGATCGTCTTCCGCACCCTGGTCATGTATCTCTATACGATCTTCCTCGCCCGGATGGTCGGCCATGACGCGATCGGGCAGATCGGACCGTTCGAGTTCGTGCTGGTCATCGCCGTCGGCTCGGCCGCCGGCGATCCGATGTTCTATCCCGATGTCGGCCTGCTGCAGGGCATACTGGTCATCACCGTTGTTGTCTTGCTGCATCGGGCTACGGGCGCTTTGCTCGCACGATCGAGCAGGGTCGAAAGCCTGGTCGAAGGCGATCCGCTGCTGGTGGTCAAGGATGGCCGCGTCGTCGAGGAAGCGCTCGGTTCCGGCGCGCTCAGCCTGCGCGAGCTCTTGGCGTTGCTGCGTGTCGAGAGTGTGCGCGACGTTGGTGAGGTCGAGGCGGCCTATTTCGAGAACAACGGCAAGCTAAGTGTGTTCCGCTACCCCGCCGAGAAGGCCAAGCGCTCGCGCTCGACTGAGCCGCTCAGGACCCAGCGCTAG
- a CDS encoding aldo/keto reductase yields MTKVPTKRLNSGAEMPVIGLGVWQVADEVAADAVVTAIEAGYTSIDTAAVYRNERGVGEGIRRSGAQREKLFVTTKVWNDAQGYDTTLQAFDKSLGRLGLDYVDLYLIHWPAASRGLYLDTWKALEKLKADGRARSIGVSNFHIPHLKRLFDSSDVRPALNQIELHPGLQQAELRAFHAANDIATEAWSPLQRGAVDTPEIVAIATKHGRTPAQVILRWHLQLGNIAIPKSVTPSRIRENIAVFDFELDEADMAAIAKLDAGVRTGPNPDTFA; encoded by the coding sequence ATGACCAAGGTTCCGACCAAGCGGCTGAATTCCGGCGCGGAGATGCCGGTGATCGGGCTGGGCGTGTGGCAGGTCGCCGACGAAGTAGCCGCCGACGCCGTGGTGACCGCTATCGAGGCAGGCTACACCAGCATCGACACCGCCGCGGTGTATCGCAACGAGCGCGGGGTGGGCGAGGGGATCAGGCGCTCCGGCGCGCAGCGCGAGAAGCTGTTCGTCACGACCAAGGTCTGGAACGATGCGCAGGGCTACGACACCACGCTCCAGGCTTTCGACAAGAGCCTGGGCCGGCTCGGCCTCGACTATGTCGATCTCTACCTGATCCATTGGCCGGCCGCCTCGCGCGGGCTCTATCTCGACACCTGGAAGGCGCTGGAGAAGCTGAAGGCCGACGGACGCGCGCGTTCGATCGGTGTGTCCAACTTCCACATCCCGCACCTGAAGCGGCTGTTCGACAGTTCAGATGTCCGTCCGGCGCTCAACCAGATCGAGCTGCATCCCGGCCTGCAGCAGGCGGAGCTTCGCGCCTTCCATGCCGCGAACGACATTGCCACCGAGGCCTGGAGCCCGCTGCAGCGCGGTGCGGTCGACACACCGGAGATCGTCGCCATCGCGACGAAGCACGGCCGCACCCCGGCGCAGGTGATCCTGCGTTGGCACCTCCAGCTCGGCAATATCGCCATCCCGAAATCCGTCACGCCGTCGCGTATCCGCGAGAACATCGCCGTCTTCGATTTCGAGCTGGACGAGGCGGATATGGCGGCAATCGCGAAACTCGACGCCGGCGTGCGCACCGGGCCGAACCCGGACACCTTCGCCTGA
- a CDS encoding DapH/DapD/GlmU-related protein: MSDERFPSDEPRIHPTAEMKGCRLGRHAVVGERVILRDVIVGDYSYFERHSEAAYADIGKFCSIAANTRINALEHPIERITQHKISYRPNEFFRFLGVDQEFRARRADKRVRIGHDVWIGHGAVIMPGVSVGNGAVIGANAVVTRDVAAFTIVAGSPARTVRRRFPDEIAVRIEKLAWWDFSRERLFEAVPDMQRLSAEAFLDKWEDAGP, encoded by the coding sequence ATGTCCGACGAGCGCTTTCCCTCCGACGAGCCGCGCATCCATCCGACCGCCGAGATGAAGGGCTGCCGGCTCGGCCGCCACGCCGTGGTCGGCGAACGGGTCATCCTGCGCGACGTGATCGTTGGTGACTACTCCTATTTCGAGCGCCATTCCGAGGCGGCCTATGCCGACATCGGCAAGTTCTGCTCGATCGCGGCGAACACGCGCATCAATGCGCTCGAACATCCGATCGAGCGGATCACCCAGCACAAGATCAGCTACCGTCCGAACGAGTTCTTCCGCTTCCTCGGCGTCGACCAGGAGTTCCGCGCCCGCCGCGCGGACAAGCGGGTCAGGATCGGTCACGATGTCTGGATCGGGCATGGCGCGGTGATCATGCCGGGTGTGTCCGTCGGCAACGGCGCGGTGATCGGCGCGAATGCCGTGGTGACGCGCGACGTCGCCGCCTTCACGATCGTCGCCGGCTCGCCGGCCAGGACGGTGCGCAGGCGCTTTCCTGACGAGATCGCCGTGCGCATCGAGAAGCTCGCCTGGTGGGATTTTTCGCGTGAAAGACTGTTCGAGGCCGTGCCGGACATGCAGCGGCTTTCGGCCGAGGCATTCCTCGACAAATGGGAAGACGCCGGTCCGTAA